Proteins from one Romboutsia sp. CE17 genomic window:
- the sdaAA gene encoding L-serine ammonia-lyase, iron-sulfur-dependent, subunit alpha — protein MKYNFTSGQELLEMCKKYEMPIHELCLEREVELSGLSKEDIRAKMRHSLNIMKAATEKAVEEDIKSVGGLIGGEAKKLTIFRNNSKSVCGSLMNKALVAAMGTMEVNASMGLIVAAPTAGSCGILPGAVVTIGKEYDLTDDQMLDALFTASAIGAIITRNATVAGAEGGCQAETGAAAAMAAAGVVEMMGGTPEQAVHAASHCLQNVMGLVCDPIAGLVEAPCQGRNAIGVANALISAELCLAGILNIIPFDETVEAMYKVGKGLPAELRETALGGVAATCTGCSLTNKIFG, from the coding sequence ATGAAATATAATTTCACAAGCGGACAAGAATTATTAGAAATGTGCAAAAAGTATGAAATGCCTATACATGAATTATGTTTAGAAAGAGAAGTTGAGCTTTCTGGATTATCTAAAGAAGATATAAGAGCAAAAATGAGACATAGTTTAAATATAATGAAGGCAGCAACAGAGAAAGCTGTTGAAGAAGATATAAAATCAGTTGGTGGACTTATCGGTGGAGAAGCTAAAAAATTAACTATATTTAGAAATAACTCTAAATCGGTTTGTGGATCATTAATGAATAAAGCTTTAGTAGCTGCAATGGGAACTATGGAAGTTAATGCTTCTATGGGACTTATAGTTGCTGCTCCAACTGCAGGATCTTGTGGTATACTTCCAGGTGCTGTAGTTACTATAGGAAAAGAATATGATTTAACTGATGACCAAATGCTAGATGCTTTATTTACAGCTTCTGCAATAGGAGCTATAATAACTAGAAATGCAACAGTTGCCGGAGCAGAAGGTGGATGCCAAGCTGAAACAGGTGCTGCTGCTGCAATGGCTGCTGCAGGTGTTGTAGAAATGATGGGCGGAACTCCTGAGCAAGCTGTACATGCTGCATCTCATTGTTTACAAAACGTAATGGGTCTTGTATGTGATCCAATAGCAGGGCTTGTTGAAGCTCCTTGCCAAGGAAGAAATGCTATAGGTGTAGCAAATGCTTTAATATCTGCTGAATTATGTTTAGCTGGAATATTAAACATAATACCATTTGATGAAACAGTAGAAGCTATGTATAAAGTTGGTAAAGGATTACCAGCTGAATTAAGAGAAACTGCCTTAGGTGGAGTAGCTGCTACTTGTACAGGATGTTCTTTAACTAATAAAATATTCGGATAA
- a CDS encoding Cof-type HAD-IIB family hydrolase: MSYKLIVTDMDGTLLGDDHEVTENNKIALKEALDSGIYVTVATGRMYSSAKSHIEFLNSKIPIIACNGALIKDSRNDEVIFSNMINKEICIKILGILEKYNVYYQYYSEELLMCKKRENNKEDEIRLERLIKSGINLVSLKNLMDYIMSEEILKIIIVEENDISILEKITKELKLIEGIEITKSWFNNIEIMAKGSSKGNAVKIISEYLNIDKSDIIAFGDNYNDISMFQYVGTGVAMGNADEYVKSKADYVTSKNSEDGVANAIRDFVCISNVNN; the protein is encoded by the coding sequence ATGAGTTATAAATTAATAGTAACAGATATGGATGGAACACTATTAGGAGATGACCATGAGGTTACAGAAAATAATAAAATAGCTCTTAAAGAGGCTTTAGATAGTGGTATTTATGTAACTGTAGCAACTGGAAGAATGTACAGCTCAGCAAAATCTCACATAGAATTTTTAAATTCAAAAATACCTATAATAGCATGTAATGGAGCTTTAATAAAAGATTCTAGAAATGATGAAGTAATATTTTCGAATATGATTAATAAAGAAATATGCATAAAAATATTAGGTATATTAGAAAAATATAATGTATATTATCAATATTATTCAGAAGAATTATTGATGTGTAAAAAGCGTGAAAATAATAAAGAGGATGAAATAAGATTAGAGCGTCTTATCAAAAGTGGTATAAACTTAGTGTCATTAAAAAACTTAATGGATTATATTATGTCAGAAGAAATATTAAAAATTATAATTGTAGAAGAAAATGATATATCTATATTAGAAAAAATAACTAAAGAACTTAAGCTTATAGAAGGTATAGAAATAACTAAATCATGGTTTAACAATATAGAAATAATGGCAAAAGGTTCTAGCAAAGGAAACGCAGTAAAGATTATATCAGAATATTTAAATATAGATAAGAGCGATATAATTGCATTTGGAGATAATTATAATGATATAAGTATGTTTCAATATGTAGGTACTGGAGTAGCTATGGGAAATGCAGATGAATATGTAAAGTCAAAAGCTGATTATGTTACAAGTAAAAATAGTGAAGATGGAGTTGCAAATGCAATAAGAGATTTTGTATGCATTAGTAATGTAAATAATTAA
- a CDS encoding D-alanyl-D-alanine carboxypeptidase family protein, with protein MKKFLSLLITFITLFSTFLNSANTSYANSDQPSIPAEAAVLMDYETGTVLYDKNGNEKVYPASTTKAWTAYLVLKYKPNLSEKITITKDPTTEGSSMYLKVGECFTARELLEALLIHSSNDVAVVLAEYVSGSVEEFVKLMNEEAKSIGAKNTHFNNPHGLPDENHYTTAYDMALMARECMSNSIFREIVKMKSVSFPATEVYPFERYFVNTNKFLTSNEKINYRGKDIDIKYDIVDGIKTGYTDDAGRCLLSSAVKNDMRLISAVFKSNGNDLYLSSRTILDYGFENYNKSTIITKEEHSGNKRVLFTKQKELIYEPEFSYKVLLKNGTPSSTYSVKTKLDKIKLPVKKGDKVGTLEVYNGKELETTIDLVATNNLNSIFGPIVENKLIRTILKICIVAFVSIFIMLLIIRNKNKKKRKKNIFNKKRR; from the coding sequence ATGAAAAAATTTCTATCTTTGCTAATAACATTTATTACACTTTTCTCTACATTTTTAAACTCAGCAAATACATCGTATGCTAACAGTGATCAACCATCAATTCCTGCAGAAGCAGCAGTTCTTATGGACTATGAAACTGGCACAGTTTTATATGATAAAAATGGAAACGAAAAGGTTTATCCAGCATCAACTACAAAGGCTTGGACTGCTTACTTAGTTTTAAAATACAAGCCAAATTTAAGTGAAAAGATAACAATTACGAAAGATCCTACTACTGAAGGTTCTAGTATGTACTTAAAAGTAGGAGAATGTTTCACTGCTAGGGAATTACTCGAAGCTTTGTTAATCCATTCTTCTAATGATGTAGCTGTAGTTTTAGCAGAATATGTAAGTGGATCAGTTGAAGAATTTGTAAAATTAATGAATGAGGAAGCAAAATCTATTGGAGCTAAAAATACACATTTTAATAATCCTCATGGATTACCTGATGAAAATCATTATACTACTGCATATGATATGGCTCTTATGGCTAGAGAATGTATGAGTAATAGTATTTTCAGAGAAATTGTTAAAATGAAATCTGTATCTTTCCCCGCAACTGAGGTTTATCCTTTTGAAAGGTATTTTGTTAATACAAATAAATTTTTAACTTCAAACGAAAAGATAAATTACAGAGGTAAAGACATTGATATTAAATATGATATAGTCGATGGTATAAAAACAGGATATACCGATGATGCAGGAAGATGTCTTCTATCAAGTGCCGTAAAAAATGATATGAGGCTTATATCTGCAGTATTTAAGTCAAATGGCAATGATTTGTATCTATCATCTAGAACTATACTTGATTATGGTTTTGAAAACTATAATAAGTCAACTATAATAACAAAAGAAGAACATTCAGGAAATAAAAGAGTTTTATTTACAAAGCAAAAAGAACTTATCTATGAACCTGAATTTTCATATAAAGTTCTATTAAAAAATGGTACGCCATCTAGTACTTACTCAGTAAAAACTAAATTAGATAAGATAAAACTTCCTGTTAAAAAAGGTGATAAAGTTGGTACTTTAGAAGTTTACAATGGCAAAGAACTGGAAACTACAATTGATCTAGTTGCAACTAATAATCTTAATAGTATTTTCGGCCCTATTGTAGAAAACAAATTAATTCGTACAATATTAAAAATTTGTATAGTTGCTTTTGTATCTATCTTTATTATGCTACTTATCATAAGAAATAAAAATAAAAAGAAGCGTAAAAAAAATATATTTAATAAAAAAAGAAGATAA
- a CDS encoding DUF655 domain-containing protein: MKKNKKSIVFLIIIFTIIFTFYFRNKFLVEENVYVVSKEEVNDKQDMMIDKSSNENIIETEKVDLNKDVNTNMITIYISGEVKKPGVVTLESNKRLADAIKELGGTTEDADLNKINMALKIKDEEHYIIPKIGEEIVNNESTINENTFSENNNKKININLAEINELEELPGVGEATANKIIKYRDENGSFKSIEEIKNVNGIGDKKYEDLKDLISIN; this comes from the coding sequence GTGAAAAAAAATAAAAAAAGTATAGTATTTTTAATTATAATATTTACTATAATATTTACTTTTTATTTCAGAAATAAGTTTTTAGTAGAAGAAAATGTCTATGTAGTAAGTAAAGAGGAAGTAAACGATAAACAAGACATGATGATAGATAAAAGCTCAAATGAAAATATTATCGAAACTGAAAAAGTTGATTTAAATAAAGATGTAAATACAAATATGATAACTATATATATAAGTGGAGAAGTGAAAAAACCAGGTGTAGTGACTTTAGAAAGTAATAAAAGATTAGCAGATGCTATTAAAGAATTAGGTGGAACTACAGAAGATGCAGATTTAAACAAAATAAATATGGCATTAAAAATTAAAGATGAAGAACACTATATAATACCAAAAATAGGTGAGGAAATAGTGAATAATGAGTCTACAATAAATGAAAATACTTTTAGTGAAAATAATAATAAAAAGATTAATATAAACTTAGCTGAAATAAATGAATTAGAAGAATTACCTGGAGTAGGAGAAGCCACTGCAAATAAAATTATAAAATATAGAGATGAAAACGGAAGTTTTAAATCTATTGAGGAAATTAAAAATGTCAATGGAATTGGAGATAAAAAATATGAAGATTTAAAGGATTTAATAAGTATAAATTGA
- the selD gene encoding selenide, water dikinase SelD, producing MTTSGGUAAKIGPEVLASVLSQLPKNESDKINNLLVGLETADDAAVYKLNDDMALIQTLDFFTPMIDDPYIFGQIAAANSLSDVYAMGGKPIVAMNIVCFPSCHDMDVLAQIMKGGFDKVKESGALLVGGHTVDDKEPKYGLSVSGIVHPKKVLSNATSKPGDILILTKPLGVGILNTAMKADLISKETEKKVINVMTHLNKYAAMSFDKIDVNSVTDITGFGLLGHALEMAKASDVSIHINSKEVPIIEETIDMARMGIIPSGMYRNKQYIENDVDMNSVDTAIRDILYDPQTSGGLLISVKEKYADKLIKDMKDNGSIEAKIIGHVTTKGDKYITVR from the coding sequence ATGACAACTTCGGGAGGCTGAGCCGCTAAAATAGGGCCAGAGGTTCTGGCTTCGGTATTAAGTCAACTTCCTAAGAATGAAAGTGATAAGATAAATAACTTATTAGTTGGGCTAGAGACAGCTGATGATGCTGCAGTATATAAATTAAATGATGACATGGCCTTAATACAAACTTTAGATTTTTTTACACCTATGATAGATGATCCATATATTTTTGGACAAATAGCAGCTGCAAACTCCTTATCAGATGTATACGCAATGGGTGGAAAACCAATAGTGGCTATGAATATAGTTTGTTTTCCTTCATGCCATGATATGGATGTTTTAGCTCAAATAATGAAAGGTGGATTTGATAAAGTAAAAGAGAGTGGAGCCCTTTTAGTAGGAGGACATACTGTTGATGATAAAGAGCCTAAGTATGGGTTATCTGTATCAGGAATAGTCCATCCTAAAAAGGTTTTATCTAATGCTACATCGAAACCAGGAGATATTTTAATTCTTACTAAACCATTAGGTGTGGGTATATTAAATACAGCTATGAAAGCTGACTTGATTAGTAAAGAAACAGAAAAAAAAGTTATTAATGTTATGACTCATCTTAATAAATATGCAGCAATGAGTTTTGATAAAATAGATGTTAACTCTGTAACGGATATAACTGGATTTGGGCTTTTAGGACATGCATTAGAAATGGCAAAAGCTTCAGATGTGAGTATTCATATAAATTCAAAAGAAGTTCCTATAATAGAAGAAACTATAGATATGGCAAGAATGGGAATTATACCATCTGGAATGTATAGAAATAAGCAATATATTGAAAATGATGTAGATATGAATAGTGTAGATACGGCAATTAGAGATATATTATATGACCCACAAACATCAGGTGGATTATTAATATCTGTAAAAGAAAAATATGCGGATAAACTTATAAAAGATATGAAAGATAATGGTTCTATAGAAGCAAAAATAATAGGACATGTAACAACAAAAGGAGATAAATATATTACTGTTAGATAA
- the selA gene encoding L-seryl-tRNA(Sec) selenium transferase: MLPSVDEILGDDSLKSILNEYPRSLVLDSVRQAIDEKRKLIIKLDENNEGIEINNSDIIIDSIKKIKVNYSLSLKNVINGTGVVLHTNLGRSLLSESIKEEVWEIASKYSNLEYDIELGQRGSRYVHLVDIIKKLTKAEDVLIVNNNAAAVLLVLNTLAKNKDVIVSRGELVEVGGSFRIPSIMSLSGAKLVEVGATNKTHILDYEEAINEDTNILMKVHTSNYKILGFTESVGLDELSKISKKYNIPLVEDLGSGVLIDLSKYGLSYEPTVLDSIKKGVDIVTFSGDKMLGGPQAGIIVGKKEYIDKMKKNQLTRALRVDKITIAALEATFRLYLDEKKAVKEIPTLRMLTYSLDELKDRAKKFLDMLNKLKLNIDIKLEEGFSQVGGGSMPIERMNTYLISLRPNNISVSSLEEKLRLSNSHIIGRISEDRYLLDVRTIFDNQFEIIAKEIKNALI, encoded by the coding sequence ATGTTACCTTCTGTAGATGAGATTTTAGGAGATGATAGTTTAAAATCTATATTAAATGAATATCCTAGATCTCTTGTTCTAGATTCTGTGAGACAAGCTATAGATGAAAAAAGAAAGTTAATTATTAAATTAGATGAAAATAATGAGGGTATAGAAATTAATAACTCAGATATAATTATAGATTCTATAAAAAAAATTAAAGTTAATTATTCTCTATCTCTTAAAAATGTTATTAATGGAACTGGTGTAGTATTACATACTAACTTAGGGAGATCTTTGCTTAGTGAAAGTATTAAAGAAGAGGTCTGGGAAATCGCATCTAAGTATTCTAATTTAGAATATGATATAGAACTTGGGCAGAGAGGTTCTAGATATGTTCATCTAGTAGATATAATAAAAAAATTAACAAAAGCAGAAGATGTATTGATTGTAAATAATAATGCAGCAGCAGTATTATTAGTTTTAAATACATTAGCAAAGAATAAAGATGTTATAGTTTCAAGAGGAGAGTTAGTAGAAGTCGGAGGATCTTTTAGAATACCAAGTATAATGTCTTTAAGTGGCGCAAAGTTAGTAGAAGTTGGAGCAACCAATAAAACTCATATTTTAGATTATGAGGAAGCTATAAATGAAGATACTAATATCTTAATGAAAGTTCACACGAGTAATTATAAAATTTTAGGATTTACAGAAAGTGTAGGACTTGATGAATTATCTAAGATAAGCAAAAAATATAATATTCCTCTTGTTGAAGACTTAGGAAGTGGTGTACTTATAGATCTATCTAAATATGGATTATCATATGAACCCACTGTATTAGATTCCATAAAAAAAGGAGTAGATATTGTTACCTTCAGTGGAGATAAAATGTTAGGAGGACCACAAGCTGGAATTATAGTTGGAAAAAAAGAGTATATAGACAAAATGAAGAAAAATCAGTTAACTCGAGCATTAAGAGTTGATAAAATTACAATAGCAGCTTTAGAAGCTACCTTTAGATTATATTTAGATGAAAAAAAAGCAGTTAAAGAAATTCCTACCTTAAGAATGCTTACATATAGTTTAGATGAATTAAAAGATAGAGCTAAGAAATTTTTAGATATGTTAAACAAATTGAAATTAAATATAGATATTAAGCTTGAAGAAGGATTCTCTCAAGTTGGAGGTGGGTCTATGCCCATTGAAAGGATGAATACATACTTGATATCTTTAAGGCCTAATAACATTAGCGTCTCTTCATTAGAAGAAAAATTGAGGCTAAGTAACTCACATATAATAGGAAGAATATCTGAGGATAGGTACTTACTAGATGTAAGGACCATATTTGATAACCAATTTGAAATTATAGCTAAAGAAATAAAAAATGCTTTAATTTAA
- the selB gene encoding selenocysteine-specific translation elongation factor, whose amino-acid sequence MNNIIIGTAGHVDHGKTTLIKALTGRDTDTLEEEKKRGISINLGFTYFDLPSKKRAGIVDVPGHEKFIKNMLAGASGIDIVLLVIACDEGVMPQTIEHLDILHFLNVNKGIIVLTKCNSVDIEFKELVKEDIREKLKGSFLEKSEIIEVDSISGYGIKNLINTIDNISNEIEEKHEGFPARLNIDRVFSLKGFGTIVTGTLLEGVINIDDDLEVYPKGLKVKIRGIQVHGKNVECVYAGQRAAINISNLKVDDIKRGDVLAYSNSLKESNMLDVKITLVSHTDKVLKHWDRIKLYQGTREVLCRVVLLDKEILKSGESAYVQLRLEEGIVAKQGDRFVIRTYSPMETIGGGIVLDTCVKKHKKFDPIVIESLKIKEKRNPKDIISEYLRLHKNKYITMKELKSYTGFYESDIEDIIMELVKKDEVILFNNYYLHKNKYENLKQEILNLLEDFHKKNRLKKGISKEELRSKIDSNLKNKDIDLLISKISNESLIKLTNNLVSLSSFKVTFNSKQKEIKLNIKDKLKNSGLSSIMTIDDICNKNNYYKEVLESMIGEEIELLDDKYVLDTNDYLKAKKTLISYIENNKSITLGEYKKLINSSRKNCLIILEHFDRKQITKRIEDRRVLY is encoded by the coding sequence ATGAATAATATAATAATAGGAACAGCGGGACATGTAGATCATGGAAAAACAACCCTTATAAAAGCACTTACAGGGAGAGATACAGATACCTTAGAAGAGGAAAAGAAAAGGGGCATTTCTATAAATTTAGGTTTTACATATTTTGATTTACCGAGTAAAAAAAGAGCTGGTATAGTAGATGTACCTGGACATGAAAAATTTATAAAAAATATGTTAGCAGGAGCATCAGGTATTGATATAGTATTATTAGTTATTGCTTGTGATGAAGGTGTAATGCCACAAACTATTGAACATTTAGATATACTACATTTTTTAAATGTAAATAAAGGAATAATAGTTCTTACTAAATGTAATAGTGTAGATATTGAATTTAAGGAATTAGTAAAAGAAGATATAAGAGAGAAGCTTAAAGGTAGTTTTCTTGAAAAATCGGAAATAATAGAAGTTGATTCTATTTCAGGATATGGAATAAAAAATTTGATAAATACTATAGATAATATTAGTAATGAAATTGAAGAAAAACATGAAGGTTTTCCAGCTAGACTTAATATAGATAGAGTATTTTCATTAAAAGGATTTGGAACTATTGTAACAGGAACATTATTAGAAGGTGTTATTAATATAGATGATGATTTAGAAGTCTATCCAAAAGGTTTAAAAGTAAAAATAAGAGGGATACAAGTTCATGGAAAAAATGTAGAATGCGTATATGCAGGTCAGAGAGCTGCTATAAATATATCTAATTTAAAAGTTGATGATATAAAAAGAGGTGATGTTCTAGCATATAGCAATTCATTAAAAGAATCAAATATGCTAGATGTTAAAATTACTCTAGTAAGTCACACCGATAAAGTATTAAAGCATTGGGATAGGATTAAATTATATCAAGGGACAAGAGAAGTTTTATGTAGGGTTGTTCTATTAGATAAAGAAATTTTAAAAAGTGGAGAAAGTGCATATGTACAATTACGTCTAGAGGAGGGAATTGTAGCAAAACAAGGTGATAGATTTGTTATTAGAACTTATTCTCCTATGGAAACTATAGGTGGAGGGATTGTCCTAGATACATGTGTAAAAAAACACAAAAAGTTTGACCCTATAGTTATAGAATCATTAAAAATTAAAGAAAAAAGAAATCCTAAAGATATTATATCTGAATATTTAAGGTTACATAAAAATAAGTATATAACAATGAAGGAACTTAAGTCATATACTGGTTTTTATGAGAGTGATATTGAAGATATTATAATGGAACTTGTAAAAAAAGATGAAGTTATATTATTTAACAATTATTACTTACATAAAAATAAATATGAAAATTTAAAACAAGAGATTCTAAATTTACTAGAAGATTTCCATAAAAAAAATCGATTAAAAAAAGGTATATCTAAGGAAGAACTTAGAAGTAAAATTGATTCTAATCTAAAAAATAAAGATATTGATTTACTTATAAGTAAAATTAGTAATGAAAGTTTAATAAAACTAACGAATAACTTAGTATCTTTAAGTAGTTTTAAAGTTACTTTTAATAGTAAGCAAAAAGAAATTAAATTAAATATAAAAGATAAGTTGAAGAATTCTGGATTATCTTCAATAATGACCATAGATGATATTTGCAATAAAAATAATTATTATAAAGAAGTATTAGAGTCTATGATAGGTGAAGAAATAGAACTATTAGATGATAAGTATGTATTAGATACAAATGATTATTTAAAGGCAAAGAAAACATTAATAAGCTATATAGAAAATAATAAGAGTATAACCTTAGGTGAGTATAAAAAATTAATAAACTCAAGTAGGAAAAACTGTTTAATAATTTTAGAACATTTTGATAGAAAACAAATTACAAAAAGAATAGAAGATAGAAGAGTATTATATTAA
- a CDS encoding ATP-binding protein — translation MLININNKNVDRISIIYFSIMIVLFTLVRNKLEFILLVNCLYAALLIVIVIIMSKTIKFNPNTNTTFLGIICTTIGILEVTFILININYTSFELSYFDYGFCLFIDLLKLIGIYSSFYLSLNKIKLGEILIRFIKLLSVSLMISIFFSFIIKMIFNISINLFIIIESTITILTCVTFIIIRNNIRTTKDDSLERDLLFRIILLFTIARFIMVTIYIIYNLSWGYQLSKFVSNMWIYYIYRYIYYINIKKPYEELSEINERLKLYSRKLSYKNERIILEMKKTQMLKDRLNINDQKLRLTINSAMNPTIIFSNNKDIIYSNKSFEIEFSDGNNYSIDYMLRSKFKEYNKILETVNTVIDKGKEIKINIESENSKFYKVILTPFIINNKNEGCLCIFMDNTKETVFEKETISMNLCYDNFLESINDGILLLENRKILYANNACKKMFKNDLSVIDTYIAEDKNIKEEIYIIDGEKIYVEMIYSKYSKDKVSIVIRNITERKVAEERLKERKESYSRLIDILPDGICLLDYNYNIKYLNQSILNIVNINNDYDSYTIRDIIKLSSDEEILLLKNLRKVIKNNQHFILLNKQLISKNNVNIDVEINAIPFSDDGNNKYIMLIIKDLTNKKTSELVEKELSERLETDKVKTEFFTSMSHELKTPLNVIFSSNQLLESFYKSGKINDYNNNINSHIDLVKTNSYRLQRLINNIIDLTKLESGFYRLNLSKSNIVEIVEDLFMKIEKYARKKNIGLVFDTESEEINLFIDKSEIERIMLNLLSNCVKFTPDHEEIIVNIYDRENSACISVKNTGIGIPKDKLDTIFEEFSQVDKTLSRNTEGSGIGLSIVKNLVELHGGKIEVKSEENKETEFIITLNKNKQDNLKEQKNKAIYNIEEKINIEFSDIYY, via the coding sequence ATGTTAATAAATATAAATAATAAAAATGTTGATAGAATTAGTATTATTTATTTTTCAATAATGATTGTACTATTTACATTGGTAAGAAATAAATTGGAATTTATACTGCTTGTAAACTGCTTATATGCAGCACTTTTAATAGTTATAGTAATAATTATGAGTAAAACAATTAAGTTTAATCCAAATACAAATACTACATTTTTAGGAATTATATGTACAACAATAGGAATTTTAGAGGTTACATTCATATTAATTAATATAAATTATACAAGTTTTGAATTGAGTTATTTTGATTATGGATTTTGTTTGTTTATAGATTTACTTAAGCTTATTGGAATATATTCAAGTTTCTACTTAAGTTTAAATAAAATAAAGTTAGGTGAAATTCTTATAAGATTTATTAAGCTATTATCTGTATCCTTAATGATTTCAATCTTTTTTAGCTTTATTATAAAAATGATTTTTAATATTAGTATTAATTTATTCATAATAATCGAAAGTACGATTACAATTTTGACATGTGTTACATTTATTATTATTAGAAATAATATAAGAACTACAAAAGATGATAGTTTAGAGAGAGATCTTTTATTTAGAATTATACTTTTATTTACAATAGCTAGATTTATCATGGTAACTATTTATATTATATATAATTTAAGCTGGGGATATCAGTTAAGTAAGTTTGTATCAAATATGTGGATTTATTACATTTATAGATATATATATTACATAAATATAAAAAAGCCATATGAAGAATTAAGTGAAATTAATGAAAGACTAAAATTATACTCTAGAAAATTAAGCTATAAAAATGAGAGGATAATTTTAGAAATGAAAAAAACTCAAATGTTAAAAGATCGTTTGAATATAAATGATCAGAAATTACGCTTAACCATTAATAGTGCAATGAATCCAACTATTATTTTCTCTAATAATAAAGACATTATATATAGTAATAAATCATTTGAAATAGAGTTTTCAGATGGTAATAATTATAGTATAGATTATATGTTGAGATCTAAATTCAAAGAATATAACAAGATACTTGAAACAGTAAATACTGTTATTGATAAAGGAAAAGAGATAAAAATAAATATAGAAAGTGAAAATTCTAAATTTTATAAAGTAATACTTACACCTTTTATAATAAATAATAAAAATGAAGGGTGTTTATGTATTTTTATGGATAACACGAAAGAAACTGTATTTGAAAAAGAGACTATCTCTATGAACTTATGTTACGATAATTTTTTAGAAAGTATTAATGATGGAATTCTTTTACTAGAGAACAGAAAAATATTATATGCTAACAATGCGTGTAAAAAAATGTTTAAAAATGATTTATCAGTTATTGATACATATATTGCTGAAGATAAAAATATAAAAGAAGAGATATATATAATAGATGGAGAAAAAATATATGTAGAAATGATATATTCAAAATATAGTAAAGATAAAGTTAGTATAGTAATTAGAAATATTACTGAAAGAAAAGTAGCAGAAGAAAGACTAAAGGAAAGAAAAGAATCATATTCAAGGTTAATAGATATACTCCCTGATGGTATATGTTTATTAGATTATAATTACAATATAAAATACTTAAATCAATCTATATTAAATATTGTTAATATTAATAATGATTATGATAGCTATACTATAAGAGATATAATTAAGTTAAGTTCTGATGAAGAAATTTTATTATTAAAAAATCTTAGAAAGGTTATAAAAAATAACCAACACTTTATATTATTAAACAAGCAACTTATATCTAAAAATAATGTTAATATAGATGTTGAAATAAATGCGATACCGTTTTCTGATGATGGTAATAATAAATATATAATGTTAATAATCAAAGACTTAACTAATAAAAAAACAAGTGAGTTAGTCGAAAAAGAACTATCAGAAAGATTAGAAACTGATAAGGTGAAGACCGAGTTTTTTACAAGTATGTCTCATGAATTAAAGACGCCTTTAAATGTAATATTTAGTTCAAATCAATTATTAGAATCTTTTTATAAATCTGGGAAGATTAATGACTATAATAATAATATTAATAGCCATATAGATTTAGTTAAGACAAACTCATATAGGCTTCAAAGATTAATAAATAACATAATAGATTTAACTAAGCTTGAATCAGGGTTCTATAGGTTAAATTTATCTAAATCAAATATTGTAGAAATAGTTGAAGACCTATTTATGAAGATTGAAAAATATGCGAGAAAAAAAAATATTGGATTAGTATTTGACACAGAATCAGAAGAAATAAATTTATTTATTGATAAGTCAGAAATTGAAAGAATTATGTTAAATCTATTATCTAATTGTGTAAAGTTTACACCTGATCATGAAGAAATAATTGTAAATATATATGATAGAGAAAATTCGGCATGTATTAGTGTAAAGAATACCGGAATCGGTATACCAAAAGATAAATTAGATACTATATTTGAAGAATTTTCTCAAGTTGATAAGACATTATCAAGAAATACAGAAGGAAGTGGTATAGGATTATCTATAGTTAAGAATTTAGTAGAACTTCACGGTGGAAAAATAGAAGTTAAGAGTGAAGAAAATAAGGAAACGGAGTTTATAATAACTTTAAATAAAAATAAACAAGATAATCTTAAAGAACAAAAAAATAAAGCAATATATAATATTGAAGAGAAAATAAATATTGAGTTTTCAGATATATATTATTAA